The DNA region TTTTCTTTATAGAAAATGAATATCGTTTTGTAGTGGATAAGAAATATAGATTTTTCTTCCAtaccaaaaaaatccaaatgaaGTCAAATCTGGAATTTTAAGCAACTTCTAAACAAAGATTGTTGAGTATGCACAATGAGGATTAAGCGTTTCATTTAAGTAGCTTCCATACAAATTATATTCAAGTCTCAATTGgagtttccattttttttccaacaaaacTTAATGTTATAGTTTTCAAAAGATTCAAGTTGCTACCTTTAATCAGCATTGTTTATATCCCTCGAAATTAAGTTCaatcatataacaattaaaatgaaacaaattaataaatatcatGTTGTAACTATTCTGCATTAAGATCACACTTAATTTCTATTGTTTTGTGCTTGCATGAAGGAAAATATCAAGTTTTTGCTGAAATTCAGGTAGTTAAATATCAGAATATTTGAATAGCCAACGCTAGTTgtaacatcaatttttttcccatCCCTTTTATGCCCCATTGGAGAGGGTGTTTGTCAAGAAATGGTTCGTCTATGAAGATCAATGTACGTGGCTAACATCATGACCAAAAGCAACATCACTACAAATGTGTTTGCAATCACAGTAGTgtggctttaattaattatatattaaccTTCCAGAGCAATAGGAAGaccttaataaaagaaaatcattacTTTTCCAAAATTTATCTAGAAgcagcaaaaaagaaattaaactgTCTACAGAGGTTcatttattcaaatatatatattaagctcAAAAAATATTGAACTCACAATCCTTGCCTAGATAGGTCTCCATTTTCCAAGTCATAGTGCAAGAGAAATTACCTCATCCTCTCGTCGTACCTTTTCAAATTCATAATGCTTCAAACTTTTACAAATAGTGCAGGAATTTGTCTGACAAGCGAGGAACTCTCTAAGTCTTGATCCTTTTTCAATGATTGTTTTGTCAAGTTCTTGGCATAGTGTAGTGGAGAATGTAGAGTCTCGAAATACGAACTCGCAGTGACATATATTCAACACTTCCAAATGCTTTAAGCCGTCCAGTATACAGATCAAAGTTTCCTTATTGAACACTATTGTGGCCCGAAGACTGAGCACCTTAAGCTTCGGCAAACACTTAACAATAGCATTAGCATAATCTACGTTTAAATTGCATGTAAGTTTAAGTTCTGAGAAGTTCTTGCAAATTGTGCCAATCGCTTTCATCAGTTTCATGGGACTCTTGAAGTCAGGAAGAGTTAAAGACTCAAGCCCTTTCCAATATTTGAAAGCCTTTCGCATTCCACTTACTGTTAATCGACTCCAAATTGGTAAAGCAAGTCGTTTTAGATTACGATTCCTACCAAGAAAAAGGTCTCAATGTAAGTCCACCAATTTAGCATGCAAGTAAATTAAGGAAAGAAACACGGTACGTACCTTTTAGCTGCATAGACCAAGTGCTCATCTTCTACATATTCAAAGAAGTTAAAAATCAAGCAAGTCACATTTCCCTGACTGAGATTTGAAGTTGTCTTCAAGATGTTCATTAGCCTATTGTTGTTTGATACGCTATAAGACCAAGCATCTGATTGTAGGGGAGCATAAATGCAAGAGTCAGAAATCTGAATACATAAGTCAAGCTTCTTCCATAGAATAGGATCACAACAAGCCGAGCGCCATGAGCTGCATACTTGAGAAACAACAGAAATTAAATCCATAACATTAAGACTCATGAATATCTTAACAAGGATATCATAGTCCATGTTATTCCAGTGGTGAACACTTGAGTTTTTGTTCCTCATTTGCTCAAAACAAATTTTCCCTTCAACACAAAATTAGAAAACATTGTGAGAAGCAATTCATGTTCTCAGATTTAAGCAAGTAAGCCTGAAGCAAACAAAGGGaacacattcaaaaaaaaaaaaaagttgaatctcatattataaatttctattccatgaaactaaaaactcaagtgtttaattttttgtaagaatgaaataattaagagtgaactttaatcatttttttttaaatacaacatAAGCTATATTAGCATAAACTAGctaagaaatatataatttaattaatacctTCAGTATTTCCAACGGAAATATTTACAATTGAAATCCGTCAACGCCTAACTATTGGT from Castanea sativa cultivar Marrone di Chiusa Pesio chromosome 6, ASM4071231v1 includes:
- the LOC142639529 gene encoding F-box/LRR-repeat protein At3g48880-like, encoding MDYDILVKIFMSLNVMDLISVVSQVCSSWRSACCDPILWKKLDLCIQISDSCIYAPLQSDAWSYSVSNNNRLMNILKTTSNLSQGNVTCLIFNFFEYVEDEHLVYAAKRNRNLKRLALPIWSRLTVSGMRKAFKYWKGLESLTLPDFKSPMKLMKAIGTICKNFSELKLTCNLNVDYANAIVKCLPKLKVLSLRATIVFNKETLICILDGLKHLEVLNICHCEFVFRDSTFSTTLCQELDKTIIEKGSRLREFLACQTNSCTICKSLKHYEFEKVRREDEVISLAL